The following proteins are encoded in a genomic region of Amblyraja radiata isolate CabotCenter1 chromosome 19, sAmbRad1.1.pri, whole genome shotgun sequence:
- the bcl2l14 gene encoding apoptosis facilitator Bcl-2-like protein 14 isoform X2, with protein MGSADAAESNSASGHSTAEDDSFEYRVLMAYAERTLLVDKLTPPKTGDRRTEPPSGGRRSEGPLPQLESATHHSKGSTKHRAHRRRFKWKRVFPRCLRAQASSDREPEDGVGGGDDIARSQSIEIVVPEAECVSETDPQEIAEMLQDVMSTNVSFRMLHSTNVEVDGPDDQKTIDRIVEFLTTKGDSIDEEIKKDPQFGKLFGEKPSLSFFKKIMDYVRQTTLPADAESEGKATLKQFAFIVHATTKFAVSANFPMARVMGYGGVYLRENFSNWVKEEGGWDKIMIMEEQHVD; from the exons ATGGGTTCAGCTGACGCAGCAGAGAGTAACTCTGCGTCAGGGCACAGCACTGCAGAGGATGACAGCTTTGAGTACAGGGTACTGATGGCCTATGCAGAAAGGACCTTGTTGGTGGATAAACTAACGCCGCCCAAGACTGGCGACAGACGGACAGAGCCGCCGTCAGGTGGAAGGAGGAGCGAGGGACCACTGCCTCAGCTGGAGTCCGCTACACACCACTCTAAGGGCAGCACCAAGCACCGTGCTCACCGGCGGAGGTTCAAGTGGAAGAGGGTGTTTCCGAGGTGTTTGCGCGCGCAGGCATCGAGTGACCGGGAACCGGAGGATGGAGTGGGTGGTGGCGATGACATAGCACGGAGCCAATCGATTGAAATCGTTGTTCCTGAAGCAGAATGTG TTTCAGAAACCGACCCACAGGAGATTGCCGAAATGTTGCAGGATGTCATGAGCACAAACGTTTCTTTTAGGATGTTGCATTCTACCAATGTAGAAGTAGATGGGCCAG ATGATCAAAAAACTATAGACCGTATCGTTGAGTTCTTGACTACCAAAGGAGATTCGATTGATGAAGAA ATCAAGAAGGACCCTCAGTTTGGCAAACTATTTGGTGAGAAGCCTTCACTCTCGTTTTTCAAGAAGATAATGGATTATGTCCGCCAGACAACCTTGCCTGCAGATGCTGAGAGCGAGGGAAAGGCCACGTTGAAGCAGTTTGCCTTTATTGTACATGCAACAACCAAGTTTGCTGTCTCTGCCAACTTCCCAATGGCTCGAGTCATGGGCTACGGAGGAGTGTATTTACGGGAAAACTTCTCCAACTGGGTCAAGGAAGAGGGAGGATGG gACAAGATAATGATAATGGAAGAGCAACATGTTGACTAA
- the bcl2l14 gene encoding apoptosis facilitator Bcl-2-like protein 14 isoform X1 has protein sequence MGSADAAESNSASGHSTAEDDSFEYRVLMAYAERTLLVDKLTPPKTGDRRTEPPSGGRRSEGPLPQLESATHHSKGSTKHRAHRRRFKWKRVFPRCLRAQASSDREPEDGVGGGDDIARSQSIEIVVPEAECVSETDPQEIAEMLQDVMSTNVSFRMLHSTNVEVDGPGFTDDQKTIDRIVEFLTTKGDSIDEEIKKDPQFGKLFGEKPSLSFFKKIMDYVRQTTLPADAESEGKATLKQFAFIVHATTKFAVSANFPMARVMGYGGVYLRENFSNWVKEEGGWDKIMIMEEQHVD, from the exons ATGGGTTCAGCTGACGCAGCAGAGAGTAACTCTGCGTCAGGGCACAGCACTGCAGAGGATGACAGCTTTGAGTACAGGGTACTGATGGCCTATGCAGAAAGGACCTTGTTGGTGGATAAACTAACGCCGCCCAAGACTGGCGACAGACGGACAGAGCCGCCGTCAGGTGGAAGGAGGAGCGAGGGACCACTGCCTCAGCTGGAGTCCGCTACACACCACTCTAAGGGCAGCACCAAGCACCGTGCTCACCGGCGGAGGTTCAAGTGGAAGAGGGTGTTTCCGAGGTGTTTGCGCGCGCAGGCATCGAGTGACCGGGAACCGGAGGATGGAGTGGGTGGTGGCGATGACATAGCACGGAGCCAATCGATTGAAATCGTTGTTCCTGAAGCAGAATGTG TTTCAGAAACCGACCCACAGGAGATTGCCGAAATGTTGCAGGATGTCATGAGCACAAACGTTTCTTTTAGGATGTTGCATTCTACCAATGTAGAAGTAGATGGGCCAG GTTTTACAGATGATCAAAAAACTATAGACCGTATCGTTGAGTTCTTGACTACCAAAGGAGATTCGATTGATGAAGAA ATCAAGAAGGACCCTCAGTTTGGCAAACTATTTGGTGAGAAGCCTTCACTCTCGTTTTTCAAGAAGATAATGGATTATGTCCGCCAGACAACCTTGCCTGCAGATGCTGAGAGCGAGGGAAAGGCCACGTTGAAGCAGTTTGCCTTTATTGTACATGCAACAACCAAGTTTGCTGTCTCTGCCAACTTCCCAATGGCTCGAGTCATGGGCTACGGAGGAGTGTATTTACGGGAAAACTTCTCCAACTGGGTCAAGGAAGAGGGAGGATGG gACAAGATAATGATAATGGAAGAGCAACATGTTGACTAA